Proteins encoded together in one Flavobacterium keumense window:
- a CDS encoding DUF5808 domain-containing protein, which yields MNKLSPEELNQSHQDPNHWIWGIFYFNKQDHRLLPPKRNPWMGWTVNFANPKSILLLLAMIVFCSAIVYFAKSK from the coding sequence ATGAATAAACTTTCCCCTGAAGAATTAAATCAAAGTCATCAAGATCCGAATCATTGGATATGGGGAATTTTTTATTTCAACAAACAAGATCATAGATTGCTTCCGCCTAAACGAAATCCTTGGATGGGTTGGACCGTAAACTTTGCTAATCCAAAATCAATTTTACTATTACTAGCTATGATTGTATTTTGTAGTGCAATCGTCTATTTCGCTAAATCGAAATAA
- the rfbD gene encoding dTDP-4-dehydrorhamnose reductase translates to MNKKILVTGANGQLGSELKELASQYAQFEWVFADRSVLDLSDLATISDVLDGIQPHIIINCAAYTAVDKAETETELADVLNHQAVAVLARWTASHQVQLLHISTDYVFDGSSSTPLTEDAPTGPINVYGQTKLAGEHACLRENPEAIVIRTSWVYSRFGNNFVKTMSRLIQERDSINVVNDQIGCPTYAADLAQAIMTIITHSHWQGGIYHFSNKGEMSWYEFALAIQEIGGWECTISGIPSSNYPTPARRPHYSLLDKSKITTTFGVVVSGYRESLEKCMK, encoded by the coding sequence ATGAATAAAAAAATACTAGTAACAGGTGCTAACGGACAACTGGGTTCGGAATTGAAGGAGTTGGCATCGCAATATGCCCAATTCGAATGGGTGTTTGCGGATCGTTCGGTTTTGGATTTGAGTGATTTGGCAACGATATCCGATGTATTGGATGGGATTCAACCTCACATTATTATTAATTGTGCGGCTTATACTGCCGTGGATAAAGCGGAAACTGAAACGGAATTGGCCGACGTGTTGAACCATCAAGCCGTAGCGGTTTTGGCCCGATGGACAGCATCACATCAAGTACAATTACTCCATATTTCGACTGATTATGTTTTTGATGGTAGTTCGAGTACTCCTTTGACTGAAGATGCCCCAACCGGACCGATCAATGTGTATGGTCAAACCAAATTGGCAGGGGAACACGCCTGTTTGCGAGAAAATCCAGAGGCTATTGTTATTCGGACTTCTTGGGTGTATTCTCGTTTTGGGAACAATTTTGTAAAAACCATGAGCCGATTGATACAAGAACGCGATAGCATCAATGTAGTGAACGACCAGATAGGCTGTCCTACTTATGCTGCTGATTTGGCGCAAGCCATTATGACGATTATTACGCATTCTCATTGGCAAGGTGGTATTTATCATTTCTCTAATAAAGGAGAAATGAGTTGGTATGAATTTGCGTTAGCGATTCAAGAAATAGGAGGGTGGGAGTGTACAATTTCCGGGATTCCTTCATCCAATTACCCTACACCTGCGCGACGACCGCATTATTCCTTGTTGGACAAATCCAAAATTACGACTACCTTTGGAGTGGTTGTTTCTGGGTATCGGGAGAGTTTGGAGAAATGTATGAAGTGA
- a CDS encoding CDP-alcohol phosphatidyltransferase family protein, which produces MTIKKHVPNVITLLNLFCGCIAMVFALNNDFEMAFYFVSLGIFLDFFDGFFARLFQVSSPLGLQLDSLADMVTSGVVPGVVMYQLLGSSSGYPKLGWAVEPFPFLGFWIALGSCYRLANFNIDTRQTDSFIGLPTPANALFILSLPLVLRYSDSMLVLELLTNPWVLIAIIFLSVYLLNAEIPLFSLKIKTFSVQKNALQIGFLVASLLLLVFFQYAGIPLVIVFYVLLSVANNAFAKMNKLA; this is translated from the coding sequence ATGACTATTAAAAAACACGTCCCTAATGTGATTACTTTGCTCAATCTTTTCTGTGGCTGTATTGCTATGGTATTTGCTTTGAACAATGATTTCGAAATGGCTTTTTATTTTGTGAGCTTGGGGATTTTCTTGGATTTTTTTGATGGTTTTTTTGCGCGCTTGTTTCAGGTTTCTAGTCCGTTAGGCTTGCAATTGGATTCATTAGCCGATATGGTGACTAGTGGGGTTGTGCCTGGGGTTGTTATGTACCAATTACTAGGGAGTTCAAGTGGTTATCCAAAGTTAGGTTGGGCCGTTGAACCGTTTCCGTTTCTAGGCTTTTGGATTGCTTTGGGATCGTGCTATCGTTTGGCTAATTTTAATATTGATACCCGTCAAACGGATTCTTTTATTGGCTTGCCTACACCAGCTAATGCGTTATTTATTTTGAGTTTGCCTCTAGTATTGCGTTATTCCGATTCGATGTTGGTTTTGGAATTATTGACTAATCCGTGGGTATTAATAGCGATTATTTTCTTGAGTGTGTATTTGTTAAATGCTGAAATCCCTTTGTTTTCTTTAAAAATCAAGACGTTTAGTGTGCAGAAGAATGCGCTGCAAATAGGCTTTTTAGTAGCTTCACTTTTACTGTTGGTATTTTTTCAGTATGCTGGGATTCCTTTAGTGATTGTATTCTATGTGTTGCTTTCTGTTGCTAATAATGCCTTTGCAAAAATGAACAAGTTAGCGTAA
- a CDS encoding sugar transferase: MIRFFDFIFSLIGLVLLSPIIIVLLIIGYFDTGSPIFCQERVGKNKRPFNLYKFRSMHVDTKSVATHLANYSAVTKYGAFLRKSKLDELPQLWNVLLGDMSLVGPRPNLFNQVELIQERDSRGVYQVVPGITGLSQINKIDMSTPQLLAETDAKMTSQLTVVQYFYYIIATVLGKGSGDRMIRG, encoded by the coding sequence ATGATTCGATTTTTTGATTTTATTTTTTCTTTGATTGGTCTAGTGCTACTGAGTCCTATTATTATTGTATTACTAATTATTGGGTATTTTGATACGGGTTCTCCTATTTTTTGTCAAGAGCGTGTTGGGAAAAATAAGCGACCGTTTAATTTGTATAAATTTCGTTCGATGCATGTGGATACGAAATCCGTAGCGACTCATTTGGCTAATTATAGTGCGGTTACGAAATATGGTGCTTTTTTGCGTAAATCCAAACTGGATGAGCTACCCCAATTGTGGAATGTACTGCTAGGCGATATGAGTTTAGTAGGGCCACGACCTAATTTGTTCAATCAAGTAGAGTTGATTCAAGAACGTGATAGCAGGGGAGTGTACCAAGTAGTTCCTGGAATTACGGGTTTATCACAAATCAATAAAATCGATATGTCCACCCCGCAACTCCTAGCTGAAACCGATGCCAAAATGACAAGTCAATTGACCGTGGTTCAGTATTTTTATTATATTATTGCTACTGTGCTAGGTAAAGGGTCTGGGGATAGAATGATTCGAGGTTAG
- a CDS encoding ATP-binding protein, whose product MNYIKRLVEDDLMAKMAASGAVLIKGPKSCGKTETAMRYAKSVLRMDRDPQVPVIMATNPQLLLEGETPRLIDEWQEQPEIWNYVRHEVDERKSKGEFLLTGSANPPEQVRLHSGAGRFTVLQMDTMTWQELGYSSGTVKLSDLLLGLGNDYYEPAISLESIIERICIGGWPTLINEEYKNALKMNRGYIDLLCEVDMSQVSGVKRNPHKVRSLLRSLSRNIATLVDNKTLEKDVKINENNELSRNTLSDYLDALSKLMILYEQPAFNPHIRSAASLRKSPKRHLCDPSLAVAVLGLDKESLMKDIKYTGFLFESLAIHELNVYAKTNDATVYHYNDSYGYEVDAIVQKRNGDYAAFEIKLGVGFIDEAAENLKKFATNIDSEKMESPKSLNIITGTGMSYRRPDGINVISLASLGV is encoded by the coding sequence ATGAATTATATTAAACGATTGGTTGAAGATGATTTAATGGCAAAAATGGCCGCTTCTGGCGCGGTACTGATAAAAGGTCCTAAATCATGCGGGAAAACAGAGACTGCTATGCGGTATGCAAAAAGCGTTTTGAGAATGGATCGAGATCCACAAGTTCCGGTAATTATGGCAACCAATCCACAATTATTATTGGAGGGAGAAACCCCGCGATTGATTGATGAATGGCAAGAACAACCTGAAATATGGAATTATGTGAGACACGAAGTCGATGAACGCAAGTCTAAAGGCGAGTTTCTACTTACAGGCTCCGCTAATCCGCCTGAACAGGTGAGGCTTCATAGTGGTGCAGGACGATTTACAGTTTTGCAAATGGACACCATGACTTGGCAAGAATTAGGTTATTCAAGTGGTACTGTAAAACTATCGGATTTGCTTCTTGGGTTAGGAAATGATTATTACGAACCTGCGATTTCATTGGAATCTATCATTGAAAGAATTTGTATAGGGGGGTGGCCTACATTGATTAATGAGGAGTATAAAAATGCCTTGAAAATGAATCGAGGCTATATAGATTTGCTTTGCGAGGTAGACATGAGTCAAGTGTCTGGAGTGAAGCGTAATCCCCATAAAGTACGGAGTTTATTACGCTCTCTATCGAGAAATATAGCAACTTTAGTTGACAACAAGACCTTAGAGAAAGATGTAAAAATCAATGAAAATAATGAACTATCAAGAAACACGCTTTCTGATTATTTAGATGCATTATCTAAATTAATGATTCTATACGAGCAACCTGCTTTTAACCCTCATATTCGATCAGCTGCATCGTTGCGTAAATCTCCCAAAAGGCATCTATGTGACCCCTCGTTAGCAGTTGCAGTTTTGGGTTTGGATAAGGAATCATTGATGAAAGATATTAAGTACACCGGTTTTCTGTTTGAATCACTGGCAATACACGAATTGAATGTATATGCAAAAACAAATGATGCTACGGTTTACCACTACAACGATTCATATGGCTATGAAGTAGATGCCATCGTTCAGAAACGCAACGGAGATTATGCAGCATTTGAAATAAAACTAGGCGTAGGTTTTATTGACGAAGCTGCTGAAAATCTCAAAAAGTTTGCAACCAATATTGACTCGGAAAAAATGGAATCTCCAAAATCACTGAATATAATTACCGGAACGGGAATGAGTTACCGGCGTCCCGATGGAATAAATGTGATTTCATTAGCTTCTTTGGGGGTTTAG
- the rfbB gene encoding dTDP-glucose 4,6-dehydratase, which produces MKKILITGGAGFIGSHVVRRFVNQYPNYQIFNLDALTYAGNLENIADIEKAPNYTFVKGNIVDAPFIDALFAEHQFDGVLHLAAESHVDRSITDPLAFVKTNVIGTMNLLNAAKTIWKDNFEGKRFYHISTDEVYGSLGAEGLFTETTAYDPNSPYSASKASSDHFVRAYGETYGLPYVLTNCSNNYGPFHFPEKLIPLFINNIIQNKPLPVYGDGKYTRDWLFVEDHAVAIDLVFHKGKNHDTYNIGGFNEWQNIDLVKLLCQIMDDKLGRPAGTSAQLITYVKDRPGHDLRYAIDATKINQELGWKPSVTFEEGLERTVNWYLDNQKWLDNVTSGAYASYYEKQYT; this is translated from the coding sequence ATGAAAAAAATATTGATTACCGGCGGAGCCGGATTTATTGGGTCTCATGTGGTGAGACGTTTTGTGAATCAGTATCCGAATTATCAGATTTTTAATTTGGATGCCTTGACTTATGCGGGGAATTTAGAGAACATTGCCGATATTGAAAAGGCACCTAATTATACTTTTGTGAAAGGCAATATTGTAGATGCTCCTTTTATTGATGCTTTGTTTGCTGAGCATCAGTTTGATGGGGTACTGCATTTGGCAGCTGAATCGCATGTGGATCGCTCTATTACAGACCCTTTGGCGTTTGTGAAAACGAATGTGATTGGGACGATGAATTTGTTGAATGCGGCTAAAACGATTTGGAAAGACAATTTTGAAGGCAAACGTTTCTATCATATCAGTACCGATGAGGTCTATGGTAGTTTGGGTGCTGAAGGTTTGTTTACTGAAACGACGGCTTATGACCCTAATTCGCCTTACTCGGCTTCGAAAGCGAGTTCGGATCATTTTGTACGAGCGTATGGCGAGACCTACGGTTTGCCGTATGTGTTGACCAATTGCTCTAACAATTATGGGCCTTTTCATTTTCCAGAGAAATTGATTCCGCTTTTTATCAATAATATTATTCAAAATAAGCCGTTACCGGTATATGGCGATGGGAAATATACGCGCGATTGGTTGTTTGTAGAAGATCATGCTGTAGCGATTGATTTGGTTTTTCATAAAGGGAAAAATCACGATACCTATAACATCGGCGGTTTTAATGAATGGCAAAATATTGATTTGGTTAAATTGTTGTGCCAAATTATGGACGACAAATTAGGCCGCCCAGCAGGGACTTCGGCTCAATTGATTACCTACGTGAAAGACCGCCCAGGGCACGACTTGCGTTATGCGATTGATGCGACTAAAATTAACCAAGAGTTAGGTTGGAAACCATCGGTTACTTTTGAAGAAGGATTGGAGCGCACGGTGAACTGGTATTTAGACAATCAAAAATGGTTGGATAATGTGACTTCGGGGGCGTATGCGAGTTATTATGAGAAGCAATATACGTAG
- the rfbA gene encoding glucose-1-phosphate thymidylyltransferase RfbA: protein MKGIILAGGSGTRLHPLTLAMSKQMMPVYDKPMIYYPLSTLMMAGINEILIISTPHDLPNFQKLLGDGAAIGCQFSYAEQAVPNGLAQAFVIGADFIGDDSVALVLGDNIFFGANMQELLRSNTAPDGGVVFAYHVSDPERYGVVEFDHEFKALSIEEKPLEPKSNFAVPGLYFYDNSVVEIAKNIQPSARGEYEITDVNKEYLRQGKLKVGILSRGTAWLDTGTFASLMQAGQFVQVLEERQGLKVGCIEEIAWRQGFISSEQLRTIAEPLRKSGYGDYLLGLLKNKL from the coding sequence ATGAAAGGAATTATACTCGCCGGAGGATCCGGTACTCGATTGCATCCCTTAACCTTAGCGATGAGCAAGCAGATGATGCCGGTCTATGATAAGCCCATGATTTATTATCCGTTATCGACTTTGATGATGGCTGGGATTAACGAAATTTTGATTATTTCGACACCTCATGATTTGCCAAATTTTCAAAAATTGTTAGGCGATGGGGCAGCTATTGGATGTCAATTTAGTTATGCCGAGCAAGCCGTTCCGAATGGATTGGCACAGGCTTTTGTGATTGGGGCTGATTTTATTGGTGACGATTCGGTGGCGCTGGTATTGGGCGATAATATTTTCTTTGGGGCTAATATGCAAGAATTGTTGCGTTCTAATACAGCCCCTGATGGAGGTGTGGTATTTGCGTATCATGTTTCAGATCCGGAACGTTATGGCGTAGTAGAGTTTGATCATGAATTCAAAGCCCTTTCAATAGAAGAGAAACCATTGGAACCTAAATCGAATTTTGCTGTTCCAGGTTTGTATTTTTATGATAATTCAGTCGTTGAAATAGCCAAGAATATTCAGCCTTCTGCCCGTGGCGAATATGAAATTACTGATGTTAATAAAGAATATTTGCGACAAGGCAAGTTGAAAGTCGGAATTTTAAGTCGGGGAACGGCTTGGTTAGATACCGGAACATTTGCTAGCTTGATGCAAGCAGGGCAGTTTGTACAAGTTTTAGAGGAGCGTCAAGGTTTGAAAGTAGGATGTATTGAAGAGATTGCTTGGCGTCAAGGATTTATTAGTTCAGAACAACTAAGAACAATAGCTGAACCCTTACGAAAATCGGGCTACGGGGATTATTTATTGGGATTGTTAAAGAATAAGTTGTAA
- a CDS encoding DUF4105 domain-containing protein, with translation MMKYSVLKKTVFFTLFALSLQISFAQNITLSKEAKASVLTCGTSNEIYALFGHTAIRITDTINGIDVVYNYGAFDFSTSNFAMKFVKGNLHYFAVANSYADFIANYTFEKRSVYEQVLNISAAQKQRLFDNLNQSLQLENREYIYKFIDQNCTSMAVDALNRSLNQKVIVKKGDTDKSYRTILYPYFNHHFYEQLGTSILFGTKTDQLGTSIFLPFELQKSLNQIKLNQHPIVKENKTVLEFEPEPNSSWWNNPYTYLLFLGLILILNKSSIDKIYLITMAFLGMVFAFLGMYSTHLELANNYNILLFNPSLIALLYFAKANNIKGIQYTFWFNLVALVIYTLIIINKAHLWIVTPLIITNGLILKRRF, from the coding sequence ATGATGAAGTATTCCGTGCTAAAAAAAACAGTCTTTTTCACCCTATTTGCCTTAAGTCTACAAATTAGTTTTGCACAAAACATAACGCTTTCCAAAGAAGCCAAAGCAAGTGTACTAACCTGCGGAACAAGCAATGAAATCTATGCTCTTTTTGGCCACACTGCCATCCGAATAACAGATACCATCAACGGAATTGACGTAGTGTATAATTATGGCGCATTCGACTTTAGCACCTCTAATTTTGCCATGAAATTCGTTAAAGGAAACCTGCACTATTTTGCTGTCGCTAATTCGTATGCCGATTTCATTGCGAATTACACCTTCGAAAAGCGCTCTGTTTACGAACAAGTCCTCAACATTTCGGCAGCACAAAAACAACGATTATTTGACAACCTGAACCAATCCCTACAATTAGAAAATCGAGAATACATCTATAAATTCATTGACCAAAACTGCACGTCTATGGCGGTGGATGCACTCAACCGTTCCTTAAATCAAAAAGTAATTGTAAAAAAAGGAGATACAGATAAAAGTTACCGAACCATTTTATACCCTTATTTTAACCACCATTTTTACGAGCAGCTAGGAACGAGTATCCTCTTTGGAACAAAAACAGATCAACTAGGCACAAGCATCTTTTTGCCTTTTGAACTCCAAAAAAGTCTCAACCAAATCAAACTAAACCAACACCCTATTGTAAAAGAAAATAAAACGGTATTGGAATTTGAACCAGAACCCAATTCTTCTTGGTGGAACAATCCTTACACTTACTTACTCTTTTTAGGACTAATTCTAATACTCAACAAAAGCAGTATTGACAAAATATACCTAATAACAATGGCATTTTTAGGGATGGTATTTGCCTTTTTAGGAATGTATTCTACCCACTTAGAACTAGCCAACAATTATAACATCTTGTTATTTAATCCCAGTCTAATTGCTTTATTGTATTTTGCTAAAGCAAACAATATAAAGGGAATACAATACACATTTTGGTTTAACTTAGTAGCATTAGTAATCTATACTCTTATCATAATCAACAAAGCCCATCTTTGGATTGTAACACCCTTAATCATTACTAACGGACTTATTCTCAAACGACGATTTTAA
- a CDS encoding MBOAT family O-acyltransferase, whose product MFFNSLSFAVFLPIVFVLYWFVFNKSKASQNAVLIVASYYFYSCWDWRFLFLLVFSTFLDYYTGLRIEKGTTEKGRKFWFWLSITVNLGFLGVFKYYNFFASSLSEALNAIGLSTSPLLLNVVLPVGISFYTFHGLSYVIDIYLKRIKAETNFVDYSLFVSYFPLLVAGPIERATHLLPQVKIKRHFDFEKAKEGVYQFLWGLVKKVVIADTCATYANAIFDYYPNMNSLSLILGAVYFAFQIYGDFSGYSDMALGMSKLFGIDLLRNFNYPYFSRDIAEFWRRWHISLSSWFRDYLYIPLGGSSGGMGMKIRNTFIIFLVSGFWHGANWTFIAWGLINAVYFLPLLLLKKNRTNMETVVLTRDWHSVRVVGSILSTFLLSCLAWIFFRANSIQQALRYIQRIFTEQHFVSQFLKNERYNYELLFLIGAFVIVEWNSRTKVEPISGNYSGLKLVLCLAAILALGTFSDYKEFIYFQF is encoded by the coding sequence ATGTTTTTTAACTCGTTAAGTTTTGCGGTTTTTTTGCCCATAGTATTTGTACTGTATTGGTTTGTGTTTAACAAAAGTAAAGCCAGTCAGAATGCCGTGCTAATTGTAGCGAGCTATTATTTTTATTCGTGTTGGGATTGGCGGTTTTTGTTCTTGTTGGTCTTTTCTACTTTTTTGGATTACTACACAGGACTTCGAATTGAAAAAGGGACTACTGAAAAAGGAAGGAAATTTTGGTTTTGGCTGAGTATTACTGTTAATCTGGGTTTTCTAGGAGTTTTTAAGTACTATAATTTTTTTGCTAGTTCGCTATCCGAAGCGTTGAATGCTATTGGGTTATCCACTAGTCCGTTGTTATTGAATGTGGTGTTGCCCGTTGGGATTTCGTTTTATACGTTTCACGGCTTGTCGTATGTGATTGATATTTATTTGAAGCGCATCAAGGCCGAAACGAACTTTGTGGATTATTCTCTTTTTGTCAGTTACTTTCCACTACTAGTCGCTGGACCTATTGAAAGAGCTACTCATTTATTGCCACAGGTAAAAATTAAACGTCATTTTGATTTTGAGAAAGCCAAAGAAGGGGTGTATCAATTTCTTTGGGGCTTGGTCAAAAAAGTGGTTATTGCCGATACCTGTGCGACCTATGCCAATGCGATTTTTGATTATTATCCCAATATGAATTCGCTTTCCTTGATTTTGGGAGCGGTGTATTTCGCCTTTCAGATTTATGGTGATTTCTCGGGTTACTCGGATATGGCGTTAGGGATGTCGAAGTTGTTTGGGATTGATTTGTTGCGCAATTTCAATTATCCGTATTTTTCAAGGGATATTGCCGAGTTTTGGCGCCGTTGGCATATTTCACTTTCGTCTTGGTTCCGAGATTATTTGTACATTCCGTTAGGTGGAAGTAGTGGCGGTATGGGTATGAAAATTCGCAATACGTTTATCATTTTCTTGGTGAGTGGTTTTTGGCATGGCGCCAATTGGACATTTATTGCTTGGGGATTGATTAATGCGGTGTACTTTTTACCCTTATTACTTTTGAAAAAGAACCGAACCAATATGGAAACCGTAGTATTGACTCGCGATTGGCATTCGGTTCGCGTTGTTGGGAGTATTTTGAGTACGTTTTTGTTGAGTTGTTTGGCTTGGATTTTCTTTAGGGCCAATTCGATACAGCAGGCGTTGCGTTATATTCAGCGCATATTCACCGAGCAGCATTTTGTTTCTCAGTTTTTGAAAAATGAACGGTACAACTATGAGTTGTTGTTTTTGATTGGTGCCTTTGTAATAGTCGAGTGGAATTCTCGTACGAAAGTGGAGCCAATTTCAGGGAACTATAGTGGTTTGAAATTAGTGTTGTGCTTGGCTGCAATTTTGGCTTTGGGCACTTTTTCGGATTATAAGGAATTTATTTATTTTCAGTTTTAA
- the rfbC gene encoding dTDP-4-dehydrorhamnose 3,5-epimerase, which yields MTIETTPIQDLLIINPTVFEDARGYFFEAYNQEKLAALGVTIDFVQDNQSFSKRGTLRGLHYQNPPYAQTKLVRVLQGEIIDVAVDIRRASPTYGQHFAIRLSAENKKQLLIPHGFAHGFSVISETAVVLYKCDQFYNKASEGGIRFDDPSLNIDWGIDLKDAIVSDKDLVLPGIDGCNSMF from the coding sequence ATGACAATAGAAACTACACCCATTCAAGATTTACTTATTATTAATCCCACAGTATTTGAAGATGCGCGTGGGTATTTTTTTGAGGCGTATAATCAAGAGAAATTGGCAGCCTTAGGGGTTACCATTGATTTTGTGCAAGACAATCAGTCGTTTTCCAAGCGTGGTACTTTGAGGGGCTTGCATTATCAAAATCCGCCGTATGCACAGACTAAGTTGGTGCGGGTACTGCAAGGCGAAATCATTGATGTAGCCGTAGATATTAGAAGAGCGTCGCCTACGTATGGGCAGCATTTTGCGATACGGTTATCCGCCGAGAATAAAAAGCAATTGTTGATTCCGCATGGTTTTGCGCATGGTTTTTCAGTGATCAGTGAGACGGCTGTGGTGTTGTACAAATGCGATCAGTTTTATAATAAAGCTAGTGAAGGCGGTATCCGTTTTGATGATCCTAGTTTGAATATTGATTGGGGAATTGATTTAAAAGACGCTATTGTGTCCGATAAAGACTTGGTGTTGCCGGGGATTGACGGGTGTAATAGTATGTTTTAG
- a CDS encoding polysaccharide biosynthesis protein, whose product MSKKETHFMSFFSRENLRFNISSLNYLPRWIILSIDFGVLISACLFNFLLFRGTGVDFVITPHWEVFVGFFLLVNLFSFWIFRTYSGIIRHSSYIDAVKLLFSQVFVLVFFLIFNLVYEFRFEEKVFLNTALLINTVFSFCGLFLYRVLVKRTFELYFSDNSKQKLVKTIIYGTDANALSVANALNSETPARFKVLGFVDHHNQNVSKRMLDLPILAQKKKLPALMRSMNAEGVIIADKSLTKEEQIYIVDQCLEYNYKVFTVPLITNWENQKEISQKIKNIQIEDLLERKPIVLDNSAISKQIKSKTILITGAAGSIGSEIVRQVLAFKPKVILMLDQAETPLHQLTLEMQSITTDTVIRSLIADVRSKKAMESVFATHQPQVVYHAAAYKHVPLMEENPAQAIVTNVKGTKNVADLSCKYGVAKFVMVSTDKAVNPSNVMGASKRIAEKYVQSLQWKHSKENTGVVTKFITTRFGNVLGSNGSVVPLFTKQIAAGGPVTITHKDIIRYFMTIPEACQLVLEAGAMGNGGEIYIFDMGKPVRIYDLALKMIKLAGFVPNVDIAIEEVGLRPGEKLYEELLNDSAKTIPTYHEKIMIAQEMEEEFEELHLDIIELITGSDIFDNDTIVSRMKKIVPEFKSMNSTFAVLDN is encoded by the coding sequence ATGTCTAAAAAAGAAACTCATTTTATGTCGTTTTTTTCAAGAGAAAATCTAAGGTTTAACATTAGTAGTCTGAATTACCTCCCTCGTTGGATTATACTTTCCATTGATTTTGGAGTACTTATATCGGCTTGTTTGTTTAATTTTTTGTTGTTCAGAGGGACAGGAGTTGATTTTGTCATTACACCTCATTGGGAAGTATTTGTTGGGTTTTTTCTATTGGTCAATCTTTTTTCGTTTTGGATCTTTAGAACCTATTCGGGTATTATTCGTCATTCTTCTTATATTGATGCTGTAAAATTACTCTTCTCACAAGTTTTTGTTTTGGTCTTTTTCTTGATTTTTAACTTGGTTTATGAGTTTCGATTTGAAGAAAAAGTTTTCCTAAATACCGCATTGTTAATTAATACAGTATTTTCGTTTTGTGGCTTGTTCTTATACCGAGTACTTGTAAAACGTACGTTTGAATTGTATTTTTCGGACAATTCAAAGCAAAAGTTAGTAAAAACGATTATATACGGTACTGACGCTAATGCCTTATCTGTTGCCAATGCCTTGAATTCAGAAACTCCGGCTCGTTTTAAAGTACTTGGGTTTGTGGATCATCACAATCAAAATGTTTCTAAACGAATGTTGGATTTGCCTATTTTGGCACAAAAGAAAAAATTACCTGCTTTGATGCGTTCCATGAATGCAGAAGGGGTAATTATTGCTGATAAGAGTTTAACTAAAGAAGAACAAATTTATATTGTAGATCAATGTTTGGAGTACAATTATAAAGTATTTACAGTTCCTTTGATTACCAATTGGGAGAATCAAAAAGAGATCTCTCAAAAAATTAAAAACATTCAAATTGAAGATTTATTGGAGCGAAAGCCAATTGTATTGGATAATTCGGCTATTTCAAAACAAATAAAATCGAAAACTATATTAATCACAGGTGCTGCGGGTTCAATAGGGAGTGAGATAGTTCGTCAAGTATTAGCATTTAAGCCAAAAGTAATCTTAATGTTAGATCAAGCGGAAACGCCTTTGCACCAACTAACCCTTGAAATGCAAAGCATCACTACCGATACGGTTATTCGTAGTTTGATTGCTGATGTTCGAAGTAAGAAAGCCATGGAATCAGTTTTTGCAACACATCAACCGCAGGTGGTGTATCACGCGGCAGCCTATAAGCACGTTCCGTTAATGGAAGAAAATCCCGCACAAGCCATTGTAACAAATGTAAAAGGAACTAAAAATGTAGCTGATTTATCTTGTAAGTATGGTGTCGCTAAGTTTGTTATGGTTTCTACAGACAAAGCAGTTAATCCTTCTAACGTAATGGGTGCTAGTAAACGTATTGCCGAAAAATATGTACAGTCCTTACAATGGAAACATTCAAAAGAAAATACCGGTGTTGTCACTAAATTTATTACGACTCGTTTTGGAAATGTTTTGGGGTCTAACGGATCGGTAGTGCCTTTATTTACGAAACAAATTGCAGCAGGTGGCCCGGTGACCATTACGCATAAAGATATTATACGTTATTTTATGACGATTCCTGAAGCGTGTCAACTGGTTTTGGAAGCCGGTGCTATGGGGAACGGAGGTGAAATCTATATTTTTGATATGGGTAAACCTGTTAGAATTTATGATTTAGCACTTAAAATGATTAAGTTGGCTGGATTTGTTCCTAATGTTGATATTGCTATTGAGGAAGTAGGACTTCGACCAGGAGAGAAATTGTATGAAGAGTTGTTGAATGATTCGGCTAAAACAATTCCGACGTATCACGAGAAGATTATGATTGCTCAAGAAATGGAGGAGGAGTTTGAAGAGTTGCATCTCGATATTATTGAATTGATTACAGGTTCCGATATTTTTGATAATGATACCATTGTGAGTAGAATGAAGAAAATTGTACCGGAGTTTAAGAGTATGAATTCGACTTTTGCGGTACTAGATAATTAA